A single Vigna radiata var. radiata cultivar VC1973A chromosome 8, Vradiata_ver6, whole genome shotgun sequence DNA region contains:
- the LOC106770495 gene encoding F-box/LRR-repeat protein At4g14103-like, with the protein MQKMGNTTLAFSFTSQRLGSHCTSIPRQKKIFSKDWIRWAVSRSYKKLMQLCYFWYFESMVDMISSLSDEIICYILYFLPSQQVVATSVLSKRWNHLWRSVSSLDFDTIKEYFWSHNEENTYNTFYSSVCSFLVRRGDQPLHRFRLRCYSTLDSTVSIDIMTWIRTAVSGSGRVQIIDLYCDWDIVIPSVVFSCKILLKLNFITVEVEDIFFVDLPLLKILHLNHVISSSLEIDLSRLLSGCPNLEDLKVKRLISRIKGKFIRLPKLFRASIDNLLLPLEMFKEVEVLKFKWLFLPKLYLNFNFQSLVQLRLNVVMEWVLGSGLESAQSLSQSSKSCHLHL; encoded by the exons ATGCAGAAAATGGGAAATACAACCCTAGCTTTTTCTTTCACTTCCCAACGCTTAGGTTCTCATTGCACATCAATTCCAAggcaaaaaaaaatcttctcaAAGGATTGGATAAGGTGGGCGGTGAGTCGTTCCTATAAGAAGCTGATGCAGCTATGTTACTTTTGGTACTTTGAAAGTATGGTTGATATGATAAGTAGTCTCTCGGACGAAATCATTTGttatattctatattttcttcCATCCCAACAAGTTGTTGCAACCAGTGTTCTCTCAAAGCGCTGGAATCATCTTTGGCGTTCTGTTTCCTCTTTAGATTTTGACAccattaaagaatatttttggtCTCACAATGAAGAAAATACCTATAATACCTTTTATAGCTCTGTGTGCTCTTTCTTGGTTCGGCGTGGAGATCAACCTCTTCATAGATTTCGTCTCAGATGTTACTCTACCTTGGATAGTACTGTAAGTATTGATATCATGACATGGATTCGGACCGCAGTAAGTGGAAGCGGTAGAGTTCAAATCATCGATCTCTATTGTGATTGGGACATTGTCATTCCATCTGTAGTGTTTAGCTGTAAAATTCTTCTCAAGTTGAATTTCATAACCGTGGAAgtggaagatattttctttgTTGATTTGCCGTTGCTTAAAATCTTACATTTAAATCATGTTATTTCTTCCTCACTAGAAATTGATCTTTCACGGCTTCTTTCGGGGTGTCCTAATCTTGAGGACTTAAAAGTCAAACGTTTGATTTCTAGAATTAAAGGAAAGTTTATTAGATTGCCCAAGTTGTTTAGAGCCAGCATCGATAACCTCTTACTTCCATTGGAAATGTTTaaagaagttgaagttttgaaattcaaatgG TTATTTTTACCAAAACTGTACCTCAATTTTAACTTTCAAAGTTTAGTTCAACTTCGATTGAATGTGGTCATGGAGTGGGTTCTGGGTTCTGGTCTTGAAAGTGCTCAATCATTGTCCCAATCTTCAAAGTCTTGTCATTTGCATTTATAA
- the LOC106770496 gene encoding phosphoglucomutase, cytoplasmic-like gives MALVYLPDEALPESGGKWCSCLVRLTKRVVESDIVYLPDEAFWREIKEKQLQWKLPLRVIFFESLLRFFNGNLSIFDFESIKKLXSSPKFTFCYDALHGVVGAYVKSIFVDELGAQKSSLLNCTPNEDFGGGHPDPNLTYAKELVARLGLGKSEPQDEPPXFXAAADGDADRNMILGKR, from the exons ATGGCTCTCGTGTACTTGCCTGATGAGGCTCTTccagagagtggtgggaagtgGTGTAGTTGCCTAGTGAGGCTCACTAAGAGAGTGGTGGAAAGTGACATTGTGTACTTGCCTGATGAAGCTTTCTGGAGA gag ATTAAGGAAAAACAGCTTCAATGGAAATTACCTTTACGGGTTATCTTTTTTGAGTCTTTGCTGCGTTTCTTCAATGGAAATTT GTCAATTTTTGATTTTGAATCTATCAAGAAACTGNTGTCCTCTCCNAAGTTCACTTTCTG TTATGATGCACTTCATGGGGTTGTTGGAGCATATGTAAAGAGTATTTTTGTGGATGAACTTGGAGCACAAAAAAGCTCTTTACTGAACTGTACACCTAAT GAAGACTTTGGAGGAGGACACCCAGACCCCAATTTGACTTATGCGAAAGAGTTGGTTGCTCGATTGGGATTGGGCAAATCAGAACCACAAGATGAGCCCCCAGNGTTTNGTGCTGCTGCTGATGGTGATGCAGATCGCAACATGATACTTGGTAAAAGGTAG